One genomic region from Actinocatenispora thailandica encodes:
- a CDS encoding aminoglycoside phosphotransferase family protein, whose translation MTTRMHDDQLDLTEADVAALVAERFPRWRALPVRRVGSHGTVNAMYRLGAELVLRFPLRPDDGAELRAERDHAALLAPHLPLPVPETVEFGAPDDRYPGWWSVCRWLSGESGDRRPIADQVGVATMLGSFVSALRGVDTGGRVVPTSGRGSPLSTVDDDVQCALADSAALADTGRLGAIWADCLAADAYAGAGVWLHADLMPGNLLLRDGALAAVLDLGTVRVGDPAVDLMPAWNAFDAAGRAAYRAVVGVDDATWSRGRGWALAQAIVALPYYVHTNPVMADAARRTLAAILAGS comes from the coding sequence ATGACCACACGCATGCACGACGACCAGCTGGACCTGACCGAGGCGGACGTCGCCGCACTGGTCGCCGAGCGGTTCCCGCGGTGGCGGGCGCTTCCGGTACGCCGGGTCGGCTCGCACGGCACCGTCAACGCGATGTACCGGCTCGGCGCCGAGCTCGTGCTGCGGTTCCCGCTGCGGCCCGACGACGGCGCGGAGCTGCGCGCCGAACGCGACCACGCCGCGCTGCTCGCGCCGCACCTGCCGCTACCGGTACCGGAGACCGTCGAGTTCGGCGCACCCGACGACCGTTACCCGGGCTGGTGGTCGGTGTGCCGGTGGCTGTCGGGGGAGTCGGGCGACCGGCGCCCGATCGCGGACCAGGTCGGCGTCGCGACGATGCTCGGCAGCTTCGTGTCCGCGCTGCGCGGCGTCGACACCGGCGGCCGGGTCGTGCCGACGTCCGGCCGCGGCTCGCCACTGTCCACAGTGGATGACGACGTGCAGTGCGCGCTGGCCGACTCGGCGGCGCTGGCCGACACCGGTCGGCTCGGCGCGATCTGGGCGGACTGCCTCGCCGCCGACGCGTACGCCGGTGCCGGAGTCTGGCTGCACGCCGACCTGATGCCCGGCAACCTGCTGCTGCGCGACGGCGCGCTCGCGGCGGTGCTCGACCTGGGTACCGTGCGCGTCGGCGATCCGGCCGTCGACCTGATGCCGGCGTGGAACGCGTTCGACGCCGCGGGGCGCGCTGCGTACCGGGCGGTGGTCGGGGTCGACGACGCCACCTGGTCACGCGGGCGCGGCTGGGCGCTGGCGCAGGCGATCGTCGCGCTGCCGTACTACGTGCACACCAACCCGGTCATGGCCGACGCCGCGCGCCGCACGCTCGCCGCGATTCTCGCCGGCTCGTGA
- a CDS encoding response regulator transcription factor — MIRVLLADDQALVLGALASVLRLEPDFDVVAEIGTGTEVLPAALRTQPDIALLDVQMPGRDGLAVTADLQRALPSCRTIICTTFSRPGYLSRALSAGASGYVVKDSRPEQLVDAIRRVHTGLRFVDPALAAEAQAAGASPLTGRETDVLRAAAEGGTVADIARELRLSEGTVRNHLSSAIGKTQARTRAEAARLAEASGWL; from the coding sequence ATGATCCGCGTACTGCTGGCCGACGACCAGGCACTCGTGCTCGGCGCCCTCGCCTCCGTGCTCCGGCTCGAGCCAGACTTCGACGTCGTCGCCGAGATCGGTACCGGCACCGAGGTGCTGCCCGCGGCGCTGCGCACGCAGCCGGACATCGCACTGCTCGACGTGCAGATGCCCGGCCGCGACGGCCTGGCCGTCACCGCCGATCTGCAGCGCGCGCTGCCCAGCTGCCGCACCATCATCTGTACGACGTTCAGCCGGCCCGGCTACCTGTCGCGGGCGCTGTCGGCCGGCGCGTCCGGGTACGTCGTGAAGGACTCCCGGCCCGAACAGCTGGTCGACGCGATCCGCCGCGTCCACACCGGCCTGCGGTTCGTGGATCCCGCCCTCGCCGCCGAGGCGCAGGCGGCCGGCGCGAGCCCGCTGACCGGGCGCGAGACGGACGTGCTGCGTGCCGCCGCCGAGGGCGGCACCGTGGCCGACATCGCCCGGGAGCTGCGCCTGTCGGAGGGCACCGTACGCAACCATCTGTCGTCGGCGATCGGCAAGACGCAGGCCCGTACCCGCGCCGAGGCGGCCCGACTCGCGGAAGCCAGCGGCTGGCTGTGA
- a CDS encoding sensor histidine kinase: MGAGDRDDFSASQWPDWSFWKDRPDGRRGRVAVVAAIALACLTLAARAVGIARGTGPVPLTWLAAVLVVCYGVGCVLAPWYGTAALRRGRIAIVAVMFLLGAAPAVLLAAPHYLTDLTYALSIALMLLPLRHALLLGLATVVAQIVWMLLAQGEVAWVQVAILVGVTATLGTVFALNFTVVHLRAAREQVARMAVHEERERVARDMHDVLGHSLSTITVKLGLTRRILQSSGDVALAVGEVTELENMARAALSEMRATISDYRTLSLDSELAGARTALRAGGVRADLPATTDAVRAELREAFGYVVREAVTNVLRHSDAELCTVRLGTDWIEITDNGGTAGGAGAGNGLTGLAERLAAVSGTLEHGPAPGGGFRVVARGPAAALAQEAEPA; the protein is encoded by the coding sequence GTGGGGGCAGGCGATCGGGACGACTTCTCCGCGAGCCAGTGGCCGGACTGGAGTTTCTGGAAGGACCGGCCGGATGGCCGCCGGGGCCGGGTGGCCGTGGTTGCCGCCATCGCGCTGGCCTGCCTCACCCTGGCCGCGCGGGCCGTCGGCATCGCGCGCGGCACCGGGCCTGTCCCGCTCACCTGGCTCGCGGCCGTCCTGGTCGTCTGCTACGGCGTCGGCTGCGTCCTGGCCCCCTGGTACGGCACGGCGGCGCTGCGCCGCGGACGCATCGCCATCGTGGCGGTGATGTTCCTGCTCGGGGCGGCACCTGCGGTGCTCCTGGCCGCGCCGCATTACCTGACCGATCTGACCTACGCCCTGTCGATCGCGCTGATGCTGCTGCCACTGCGCCATGCGCTGCTGCTGGGCCTTGCGACCGTGGTGGCGCAGATCGTCTGGATGCTGCTCGCCCAGGGCGAGGTGGCCTGGGTGCAGGTGGCCATCCTCGTCGGGGTGACCGCGACACTCGGCACCGTCTTCGCGCTCAACTTCACCGTCGTGCACCTGCGGGCGGCCCGCGAGCAGGTCGCGCGGATGGCCGTCCACGAGGAACGCGAGCGCGTCGCGCGCGACATGCACGACGTGCTCGGCCACAGCCTGTCCACGATCACCGTCAAGCTGGGTCTGACGCGGCGCATCCTGCAGTCCTCCGGCGACGTGGCCCTGGCCGTCGGCGAGGTCACCGAGCTGGAGAACATGGCGCGCGCGGCGCTGTCGGAGATGCGGGCCACCATCTCCGACTACCGCACCCTGTCGCTGGACAGCGAGCTGGCCGGTGCCCGCACCGCGCTGCGCGCCGGCGGCGTCCGGGCCGACCTGCCCGCCACGACCGACGCCGTGCGGGCCGAGCTGCGCGAGGCGTTCGGGTACGTGGTGCGGGAGGCGGTCACCAACGTGCTGCGCCACTCCGACGCCGAACTGTGCACCGTGCGCCTCGGGACCGACTGGATCGAGATCACCGACAACGGCGGTACCGCGGGCGGGGCGGGCGCCGGGAACGGACTCACCGGACTGGCCGAACGGCTGGCCGCGGTGTCGGGCACCCTCGAACACGGGCCCGCCCCCGGCGGCGGGTTCCGGGTCGTCGCCCGGGGCCCGGCCGCCGCGCTCGCGCAGGAAGCCGAACCGGCATGA